Sequence from the Cryptococcus neoformans var. grubii H99 chromosome 3, complete sequence genome:
GGGCGTAGCCGCAATACGCCGGTTGTACCTCACATCTGATAAGTGATGAATACCACCAGATGCGATACCCTCGCCGGCTCCAGGCATGCTTTGTAATCCGCCATCAGCCGCCCGTTCTAGCGCTAGCCACTGCGGCTTAACTCACGCCTTATGCCTTGATGCCGCTATCTGCCCCTCGGAGACCCCGGCCGGGGCCATTTTTAGACCCTGACCCTACTCGGTGGAGTTACAGCGCGTGCCTGATGAAAACCCTTGCTGTTGTGTCGAAAATTCATTACTAAACGACGCCGAGCTCGCTAGTGGCTTGTCTTCCTTGCACTTTACTTGCTGTTTATAGTAATATGACAGCAGTAAACACGACAGGCACCGTCTTCCACACGAAGTCTCTGTCTCTGTTCCTTTCCACTTCCATTTCCTTACTATGCCGTGGCGGACCATGATCAGAAGTGTCTACCTGGCCAGTTCAACCAAAGACGTATTTACTATAAAGGTCCTCACTATCTCAGCAAAGCATGCCTCTTTTTTAAACGTCTGTCCTTTACGATATCGTTGTTGATCAATAAAATTTCCCCAATCCTCCATTCGCCGCGCAATATACATCAACTATCAGACAGTATACGATAGTCATATGTTCTTCAGCAAATACAGCGGCGGCACCGAGCGTAAGAAGCCCGAACATGCTCATGCTCCTGACCGGGACTGCATCCCTAGTCTCGATGACCTTGGTATCCAACTACATCCAGACACAGCCAGATATGTAACAGATAGTCAAGCCTTGGCAGACGCCATTGGAGGTAATGGTAAGTAAACGCCTATTGCGCTACCCTGCACTTATTGCTGACGACTGGCAAGGCCTTCGAGATATGTTTGGCAATGGACTGGTGGTAGCTGCTGCTTTCTCCACCTGCATGGGTGGTCTCCTCTTCGGTTTTGACCAAGGTATCCTTTCTATCGTCCTCACCATGCCTCAATTCCTCGAACAGTTTCCGGACATCAATATCAAtgtttcttcctcggccGCCTTTAACAAAGGGTAAGTCTTCGAGAGAACTGGTCTTATCAGCAAAATTAACTCGTCTCTGATGGCTAATCAATACTACAGCATCATGACTGCTCTCTTGGAATTGGGTGCTTTCATTGGCGCTCTCCAAGCTGGGTTTGTTGCTGATAAGTATTCACGAAAAAAAGCAATTGGTTTGTCTCTATCAAACTTTCTATTAAATGACCAGTTTATTAACATATCTATCTGTGTAGCGCTTGGATCAATATGGTTCATCATCGGCGCTATAATCCAGACTACGTCATTCTCCTTTGCCCAGCTTGTTGTTGGGCGATTCATTGGGGGCTTGGGTGTCGGTCTCCTTTCTGCAGTGGCCCCTATGTATATCAGCGAAGTGGCACCTCCTAACATTCGAGGAGCCTTACTCGCCATGGAAGGTGCTACTATTGTAATCGGTATCGTAGTGATGTTCTATATTGTAGGTATAGTCCTTTTCCATACGCCTCTGATATATCTCATTTTCCTGACACTATTTTGTATAGACGTATGGTTCCCGATTCATCGAAAATGATTGGAGCTTCCGCCTTCCCTTCCTGATACAAATGGCCCCTTGTATTCTCCTTGGCATCGGTCTTTGGAAGCTGCCATACTCTCCCAGATGGCTTGCTGGTGCGGGTCGAGATGCCGACTGCCTCGCCGCTCTGATGCGACTTCGACGCTTACCTTCCACAGACCCCCGTCTGCAAGCAGAATGGATCAGCATCCGTGCAGAGGCTATCCAGAACCGGGAAGTAATGATCAAGGATcacccatctcttcaaggagaagacttCATGTCGGAACTTAAACTTGAAGTCGTTTCATGGATAGACATGTTCCGACCCAAGTTGATCAAGCGTACAATTATTGGTCCCATATTGATGTTGTTCCAGCAATTCCAAGGAGTCAATGCTGTGAGCAATGCGCTTCCTGTACCATCACAAAGAGTCTGTCAGGCTGATTGACAATATTCTAGCTTATCTACTACTCGCCTACCCTCTTTGAGCAGCTTGGACTCGATTATGAAATGCAGCTTGACATGAGCGGCGTACTCAACATTTCACAGATGGTTGCCACCATTGTCgccttcttcgttcttgATCGAGTTGGCCGAAAGCCTCCCCTTATATTTGGTTCTGTCTGCAACACCATATGTCATGTAATTGTGGCGGTTATTATGGCCAAGTTCAGTCATGACTGGGTCAAGTATCATAACGAAGCTTGGGTCGCAGTGGCTTTTATTCTGATTTTTATGTTCACTTTTGGCGTTGGGTGGTCTCCTGTACCTTGGGCGATGCGTAAGTGCAGACCTTCTTCAGAGTGCGCAGGCTGTATGCTTACGCCTTGCATAGCTGCCGAAGtccattcttcatcccGCCGAGCCAAAGGTGTTGCAATCACCACCTGCGCATGTTGGCTCTGTAACTTCATCATTGGACTCATTACTCCCCCTATGCTTCAAAACATCAAATACGGCAcattccttttcttcggTGTCTTTTCTTTACTTTCAGGTATCTGGGTATGGTTCTTTTGCCCCGAACCTATGTGAGTTATTGTGCTTCAAATGGGTTGTTTTTCTTTGATGCTGACGAACGACGCTTTCCAGGGGGAAAACCCTTGAGCAAATGGATGAGATTTTCCGCTCCAACACCGCTCATGAAGATAATCTCATTAAAGCCGAGATCCAGGCGGCCATTATGGATGTCTCGCCTATTGAAAACACAGCTTCTGTATTCAAATCCGGCGAAAAGCTTGGCGACAAAGACATTCAACAGGAGTGGGTGGAGACAGTATAACATGACAGATcatcaaaaaaaaaaaaaggatttAGGCGCTGAAAGAAGATAAATAAAGACAGTGAGACTGTGATATAGCAAAGTTAGTGGTATTTCGTTTGCTTTAGCCGGTGTGTTGAGTTGTATAAAAGAATATGTACATCTACATGTTTACATGAACTGTTTCAAAGCAAAATTACCAGGGGCTCGCTTAACTTGTTGTATCAGGTATCTGTGCTTGCTTATCCGTTCCACTTATagctctcttcctctccagaCTTCGCCGATTAAGCTCAGACGCTCCTCCAACAAGGTGTGCAGCAGGAACACCAGACGAATTGCCCATAGCGGCGGCCGCAATATCGGAAGAATGCGTGGCAAGACCTGGCTTCTCAGGTTTGATAGTAGTGGGTGGTTTCAAGTGGGTCGGGGTAGCGCTTGGGGAATGCTTCCCATGGCGAATGAGAGCACTTAGACGAATAACATTAGTACATCCATTTAGGGACTCGCTAAATATCAACATTTCACACTTACAGCTCCTCCAGTAAAGTAGCGTGTCGATAGGCTAACCTGATCGTGGGGACATTGGTCTTATGGATATCATTGCCAGCAGCACCAGGCAAATACCACCTTTGACCTAACCAGTGTTTTTTGACTTGCATTTCCCAGCCAGATTGAAGTACAGAGTTACGCGCCAGCTCGCACATGTCGGCAGGGGTAAGCTTGTAAATTTGTGCAGCGCACGAGTACTCTTCCAGCAAATGGGAGGCAGTGAAATGGAACTGAAGGGGATCATCTGCAAAGTAAAGTTAATGAAGGGTTCTTAATGCCTGGGGAGgtttgagaaggagaactTGCCTGTTGACAACGACACATTCAACCCAGTCCTGAAAAAGTCTTTGAATGGATTCCTTTCGTACGTCAAGAACAAGGCATTATTACTCAACGGAGACATGGCCAGTCCAATTTGCTTGAGGTAGAATAGGTATTGCAACGCAGGGACCttacgaagaagaatgccGTGAGAGATAGAATGGGCTGTAAGGAACGCCGATGAAAGATGATCGGGATCACCGGCTTCACCACAATGAGGACGGAGGACAAAAGTGTCTGCAACAAGTTAAAGTCTGCCAATGGACATAAAGCAGATTTAACTCACTGAAACCGCGAGAACGACGCCAAGCATTGAGGCTCGCCATGTTAGCGTACATGTAGTAGATCCTGCACTGAGGTCTTAGACGAGTTACCCGCACACGACTCAAGTGTAGGGACTCACCAGTAGCTGTAAGGCGGACTTTGTTTAGTGTTCCACATTTTAGCAGTCGGGAACTTGCGATAGAGTCGTCTCTCGGGTTTGGATTCATCGTCGACAGAGTCAAATCCTACGACTCGCTGAAGGAAAATATGGAGCTcaggatgggaagaaggatccTGAGTTACTTCGAACAAAGGTTGGAAAACGTCTTAGTAATAGTTTCAGTACCAAGGCAAGGATTCCACTGGGAAATGAAATAATTACGCACTGCGGACAACATCCTCAAAATTGTCGACCAGCCCTTGCCCCTTGAAAACCTCATAAAGCCTTGGAACTTGAATCAACCACCTAACATTATGCGAGATGAGCTTATTGTTGACGACCCATTTTGCAAGGTTGTCCCATTCGTTGATGTTACTATAGTTGATAAGCTGGAGTCGACATGACGATtgagaagaatgggaagatTTGTACATACCGGCCATAGATGGAGAGACGCCATTCAGAATGTTGGTATTTGCTCTGTTCCAGGTCTGTGATTAATTCTACGTCCATCATTTGTCAGGTTATGAATGTCTAATAATGGCAAAAACACCCTTACCATGTGTGAGTTCAGCCAAATACTTCCCTTTCAACAAGTTGTCAGTCTTGAGGAAGATTTCACGAAGACGGGAAGATCCGGTTGGATTATATCGGTCGTTGAACCTGTCGAATCGGTGGAATTCCTGAAACGGGCAATATTAACCGACCAATGGAATCAAAGGATCGTTAACTGATGGGAGCGTGAGGAATGTACTAACTTGGTGGGCGTGCATATCAAGCATATCAATGGAAAGATCATAAGCCGTGAGATTAAGCGACTCAAAGACCTCTTTTAACGTGAGATCCTTGTCATCTCGGTGGATGACAATTTCCTGTATAACCATGAGCACACGCCAAGGTAATTCATATGCGCAATAATATCTTACATCAGGTGACTTTTTGAGCTTGGACTTGATAAATCGCAAAAGATGCTTTTGGTTCATGCTTGCAGAGTGGTGAATGTGAGTGTCAACTTTTCGGACGTTGTAAAAGTCTCTGTCGGTTGAGCGGTTAATACTCTCTCGAAAGCTCACAACTACGCTTCTTCGCGGTGCTCACCGATGAGGTACAGCCTTCATATCCGCCAGCTCTTGGTACTCATTCAACAAACAATAAAGACTCCACTTGCTTTGAAGGTACTTGAGCCTCCTGAAGGCAAAACTCTTGGCAGGACCATCAGAGCATAcaccaagaaggaagtcAAGGTCGGTAAAGTACTCCTTGAGCCTGGGAACGCGCGAAAGAGGTTGTTTATCGTCTGAGATTTGTCCATTCGCTTGATCCTCCGGGGTTTGTCCATTGCTGACGGATGGAGAATTGACATTGTCCACATACACGGTGAATACACCTTCATCATTGACCATAAATGTCTTCCCTTCATCCTTACCCGGAATTTCACAATCCTCCACCTTGAAAACTTCCACATCCCTCTGATTTGGAGCTGATCGCTTGTTATTATCTTCTATCGTTGCAGGCTCAGGGTGAACGCCATCCTGGGCAGTCTTCCAATGCCAacgaggagggggagggggaggataAATGTTCCAGGTAGGGATATCGTCTTTGGTCTCAGCTGGGATCTCAACAGTTTCGGGATCGTATTCAGGCTTGAGGCTCATCACGTCACCGGCGGACGCAGGGTTGAACCCGTGAAAGGTGCCATCGTGGTCTCGAGGGTTGTCGCCCAAGCGCTGGTTGGAAAGTTCTATGTACTTGTCACGAAGCTCGAGACAGCGGGAAAATGACGCGCTGAGCTAGGCGTCAGCTTGAAAACGGATCCGTGTGGGGGGTTTAAGAACTTACTAGAGCGACTCAAGTTCATTTCCGATTCCTTGTTCTGAGAATGCAAGAATTTGAAGCTTGATTAGCATGTGTTCTATTTCATCTCTAGCTAGCCCTGCTTCGAAACTGCGGACGCCATAAGGCGATTCGATCCCAGAGGATGACACTCGGGGGGATGGGGTCTTTGGAGAAGTGGGACGGGTAAAAGGAGAATGAATCCCGGATATGAAAAATTGTGGGTCAAGCATTTTTTCCTCAAACGAAAGAAATAGATTATAACCTTCAAAGGTGGGTGAGATACATGTTAAAGAGGTGCAAATCAACGGCAGCCTTTTGTATCCCATCACTTTCTTTGGCAGGCCACAGCTTGCGGAGAAAGGTTCCTTGAGCCGCCACCAGCCCCCCCCAAGAACGTGTCTGCCTTCTTTAGTGTACCTCGCCATACCTAAGTCCGCTGTGGTATCCGTTGTCTAGTGGACTGGGGGCACAAAACccgagagaaggagggctAGACTTCAACATCCATTTTGGCCAGTCAGACGGAGATACGAGTGTCAAAGGATCTCCGACATACCAGCAGAAGCCGCCGAGACAAATCAACGGATCGCTGTCACATCCGTAATAGCCATCCATGGGTAGAAGGACGGATAAAAAACAAAGCACATCACAAAGAGACATTACTCACGAACGTCACTGGATTGCCGAGGTTGCACTTGTGTCTgtcccccttcttcttcacccacAAAAGCCTTCATGGCtaactccttctccttcttctcttcttcaaggtcTAGCCTCTCTTGAGCATCCATTTCTTTCCTGTGGGCGAGAGCCGGTGCAGGATCCAAATCTCCGTATTCTGGACCTGACGGTGAGAGCATGGTGGATTCTTTGTCGAGGCGGAGAGTTGCTTGACGAAGCGCGGTACCGAGATCGTTGACATCAGGATCTACTTCATGCTCACGCATAGTCAtaccttctccacctttcTCTATGTTGGACATATTTGCACGCAGCACTGAAGGATTAAACGATGCTTTGGGACTTAGTTGTCGCGCAGGGCCGGTTGGATTACTCGTATCGAAATAGTCCCCGGGAGCCATCCTGTTTTTGAAACTGGAGCCGGTGTCTGTGCGGACAGAAGAGCCTGCCTCTGAGGCGCTTGGGGGTGGGAGACGAGGCAAATGGTGGGACATCCAGATCTCGTCCTTCAAATGGGTCCTGCGTTCCTCATGATAGTCGAAAGCGGGGGAGGAGTGAGGATGGGGTCCGCCATTGAGGTGGTCCTCGTAACTGGGGGCGGGGATTGGGAGCGGGGACGGGAATGGAGAGGGTGAATGACTCGTGTACGGGTCGTCTGGGGAGTGGGACATGATGGGCTGCTGGTGTAAAGGACGCAGATTTTGGTATGACAATAATAGCATCTCGTATGCTCCATCACTCAATTTGATTCTCAAGCGAGGCGGCGGACCTCCACCCGTGCCTCGCTACGGGGAGGGCCGCCCAGATAGGCTCGCGGTGAGGTCCGCGCCTTTGCACGTTACGTCAGCGATCtggaggaaagagtggTGGCGGAGTTGCGGCAGTGATTGATCGAGGAAGCTCCCACTGCCCACCCACCACGGTCACCAACATGGATTCGGACACCTCCCCCAACCCCTTTgcctcctcccctccctcCAGCCCCTCCCCACTCCCGTCCCTCCCGCCCCCCGTTCCCCGCAAGCCTTCCTCCCTCATCTCCGCCGCGTCTGGCtcacctcctcccaccCACAGGGCCTCCTTCCCCGACCCCTCGAGACATCCAAAGATGGGCGCCACCGTCCCAGGCCCAAAGCCCAAGATCGGCTACTGCTGCGACATCGACAAAGACATCTCCGCCGGCGAGCAGGTTCATATTGTCGACGCCCTAAAGACCACAGAGGGTGGCACGGCAAGCTACATCACCTATGTTATCCGTCTGGGAGTGAGTCAATGCCTTTGCCCCGTCAGCACCCGTCTCACACTCCTCAGACTCATACAGTTCGACGCCGATACTCGGCTTTCCTCTCACTCCACCAGTCGCTCACTGGCCTTTATCCCGTACTAATCATACCCCCGATCCCCTCCAAACAATCACTTACAGACTATGCTGTCAAGGGGCAGAGCAAAGCCAGAGAAGATGCGACAATCATCGCTCGCAGGAAAAGGCTGCTTGAAGATTTCTTGAAAAGACTGATTAGACATCCTATTCTGGGAGGGGAGCATGTGCTGCATCGTttcttggaggaagatgtcaGCTGGGTGAGTTCTGTACTGTGCGATTCCATATGCGCAGCTTATGCCTCACCAGTCCGAAGTTCTCCATTCTCCACCGATCTCGCTGCTCTCAAAGAACCCTTTACACGCCCCGTCACATAACCCAACTTTCCAGCCGACTACCCCGACGTCTCCCTCTGAAGCTCCTGCGACAACGTCTTACATCgcccaccatcttcttccgaccccatccccatctcatcctttgCGCCAACCCGACCAGCGATTCATGGATTCCGAAGCTTTCACTGAGAAATTCCAATCTCATTTCTCTGGAACCATGGAGAAGGTCAACAGGCGAGTGACCAAACGCTGGGGAGAAAGGGCGCATGACATGTCGGAGCTTGGTGGTATCTGGAATGGTTTTAGCTTGgttgagcaaggaaaaCTTGGCGAGGCAATTGAAAAAGTTGGACGGGCTGTTGATGCAGAGTATCTGGCTACTGCTGCCTTGGTGCGTATGACTGTCCGCCCTCTTTCAATGTTTACTGACGCGAATATTTAGTTGCAATCATGGGAGAAAACAATGACCGAACCGCTACACATTTACTCTCAATTTGCTACTTTGATCCGAG
This genomic interval carries:
- a CDS encoding sorting nexin-41, with product MDSDTSPNPFASSPPSSPSPLPSLPPPVPRKPSSLISAASGSPPPTHRASFPDPSRHPKMGATVPGPKPKIGYCCDIDKDISAGEQVHIVDALKTTEGGTASYITYVIRLGTHTVRRRYSAFLSLHQSLTGLYPVLIIPPIPSKQSLTDYAVKGQSKAREDATIIARRKRLLEDFLKRLIRHPILGGEHVLHRFLEEDVSWSEVLHSPPISLLSKNPLHAPSHNPTFQPTTPTSPSEAPATTSYIAHHLLPTPSPSHPLRQPDQRFMDSEAFTEKFQSHFSGTMEKVNRRVTKRWGERAHDMSELGGIWNGFSLVEQGKLGEAIEKVGRAVDAEYLATAALLQSWEKTMTEPLHIYSQFATLIRARLSFRHQKHVQYELVQEALETQRDKLEILENAEREAKRLEEALERGGSVLTSPQVEPAAAREERERAQRRARASQGFGLLSAVKHSLSGMIDMDPEATRRANIARTRDNISQLEDSYQAAAQDLKYASMTLQADLDRFQRQKVADLREMAINLSQVHRDWCKQNLEAWKAAQAAVREIDLHPNRPAQSQEQSQQSHAGPSTLHPQTEDVSKLGVDAMKNEIEKVEIADKPLPKPSLTETGGDGPVPSLQPRQGNDIEEHEGNGPLGPL
- a CDS encoding AMP deaminase, whose protein sequence is MSHSPDDPYTSHSPSPFPSPLPIPAPSYEDHLNGGPHPHSSPAFDYHEERRTHLKDEIWMSHHLPRLPPPSASEAGSSVRTDTGSSFKNRMAPGDYFDTSNPTGPARQLSPKASFNPSVLRANMSNIEKGGEGMTMREHEVDPDVNDLGTALRQATLRLDKESTMLSPSGPEYGDLDPAPALAHRKEMDAQERLDLEEEKKEKELAMKAFVGEEEGGQTQVQPRQSSDVQQGIGNELESLYASFSRCLELRDKYIELSNQRLGDNPRDHDGTFHGFNPASAGDVMSLKPEYDPETVEIPAETKDDIPTWNIYPPPPPPRWHWKTAQDGVHPEPATIEDNNKRSAPNQRDVEVFKVEDCEIPGKDEGKTFMVNDEGVFTVYVDNVNSPSVSNGQTPEDQANGQISDDKQPLSRVPRLKEYFTDLDFLLGVCSDGPAKSFAFRRLKYLQSKWSLYCLLNEYQELADMKAVPHRDFYNVRKVDTHIHHSASMNQKHLLRFIKSKLKKSPDEIVIHRDDKDLTLKEVFESLNLTAYDLSIDMLDMHAHQEFHRFDRFNDRYNPTGSSRLREIFLKTDNLLKGKYLAELTHELITDLEQSKYQHSEWRLSIYGRNINEWDNLAKWVVNNKLISHNVRWLIQVPRLYEVFKGQGLVDNFEDVVRNVFQPLFEVTQDPSSHPELHIFLQRVVGFDSVDDESKPERRLYRKFPTAKMWNTKQSPPYSYWIYYMYANMASLNAWRRSRGFNTFVLRPHCGEAGDPDHLSSAFLTAHSISHGILLRKVPALQYLFYLKQIGLAMSPLSNNALFLTYERNPFKDFFRTGLNVSLSTDDPLQFHFTASHLLEEYSCAAQIYKLTPADMCELARNSVLQSGWEMQVKKHWLGQRWYLPGAAGNDIHKTNVPTIRLAYRHATLLEELALIRHGKHSPSATPTHLKPPTTIKPEKPGLATHSSDIAAAAMGNSSGVPAAHLVGGASELNRRSLERKRAISGTDKQAQIPDTTS
- a CDS encoding monosaccharide transporter, whose product is MFFSKYSGGTERKKPEHAHAPDRDCIPSLDDLGIQLHPDTARYVTDSQALADAIGGNGLRDMFGNGLVVAAAFSTCMGGLLFGFDQGILSIVLTMPQFLEQFPDININVSSSAAFNKGIMTALLELGAFIGALQAGFVADKYSRKKAIALGSIWFIIGAIIQTTSFSFAQLVVGRFIGGLGVGLLSAVAPMYISEVAPPNIRGALLAMEGATIVIGIVVMFYITYGSRFIENDWSFRLPFLIQMAPCILLGIGLWKLPYSPRWLAGAGRDADCLAALMRLRRLPSTDPRLQAEWISIRAEAIQNREVMIKDHPSLQGEDFMSELKLEVVSWIDMFRPKLIKRTIIGPILMLFQQFQGVNALIYYSPTLFEQLGLDYEMQLDMSGVLNISQMVATIVAFFVLDRVGRKPPLIFGSVCNTICHVIVAVIMAKFSHDWVKYHNEAWVAVAFILIFMFTFGVGWSPVPWAMPAEVHSSSRRAKGVAITTCACWLCNFIIGLITPPMLQNIKYGTFLFFGVFSLLSGIWVWFFCPEPMGKTLEQMDEIFRSNTAHEDNLIKAEIQAAIMDVSPIENTASVFKSGEKLGDKDIQQEWVETV